The Pseudomonas sp. R4-35-07 genome contains a region encoding:
- a CDS encoding Lrp/AsnC ligand binding domain-containing protein, whose translation MRTNTQTKRELDKIDRNILRILQTDGRISFTELGEKVGLSTTPCTERVRRLEREGIIMGYNARLNPQHLKGSLLVFVEISLDYKSGDTFEEFRRAVLKLPHVLECHLVSGDFDYLVKARISEMASYRKLLGDILLKLPHVRESKSYIVMEEVKESLNLPIPD comes from the coding sequence ATGCGTACCAACACCCAGACCAAGCGGGAGCTGGACAAGATCGACCGCAATATCCTGCGCATCCTGCAAACCGATGGGCGCATTTCGTTCACGGAACTGGGCGAGAAGGTCGGGCTGTCGACGACGCCGTGCACCGAGCGGGTACGCCGGCTGGAGCGCGAGGGGATCATCATGGGCTACAACGCGCGGCTCAATCCGCAGCATTTGAAGGGGAGTTTGCTGGTGTTTGTCGAGATCAGCCTGGATTACAAGTCTGGCGATACGTTCGAAGAGTTCCGACGCGCCGTGCTCAAACTGCCCCATGTGCTGGAGTGCCATTTGGTGTCCGGGGACTTCGACTATCTGGTGAAAGCGCGGATTTCCGAAATGGCTTCGTACCGCAAATTACTCGGCGATATCCTGCTCAAGTTGCCCCATGTGCGCGAATCCAAGAGCTATATCGTGATGGAAGAAGTGAAGGAAAGCCTGAACCTGCCGATTCCGGACTGA
- a CDS encoding YkgJ family cysteine cluster protein — MSCNSQKVSALRRQIPSFECVPGCHDCCGPVTTSPEEMSRLPRKTAAEQEAAMDELNCVHLGPNGCTVYDERPLICRLFGTTKTLPCPNGRRPVELIHPRVEKQIHEYMASTRQVLV, encoded by the coding sequence ATGAGTTGCAACAGTCAGAAAGTCAGCGCCCTGCGCCGACAGATTCCTTCGTTCGAGTGTGTCCCTGGCTGCCACGACTGCTGTGGGCCGGTCACCACCTCGCCCGAGGAAATGTCGCGCCTGCCACGCAAGACGGCCGCCGAGCAGGAAGCTGCAATGGATGAGCTGAACTGCGTGCACCTGGGGCCGAACGGCTGCACGGTTTACGACGAACGCCCGTTGATCTGCAGGCTGTTTGGCACCACCAAGACCCTGCCATGCCCGAATGGTCGGCGCCCTGTGGAGCTGATTCACCCACGGGTGGAAAAGCAGATCCATGAGTACATGGCAAGTACTCGCCAGGTACTGGTGTAG
- a CDS encoding FAD-binding oxidoreductase: MTASARHTASYYAASSVPHPDYPALTGEVHADVCVIGGGYSGLNTALELAERGFSVVLLEARKIGWGASGRNGGQLIRGVGHGLDQFTNVIGTDGVRQMKLMGLEAVEIVRERVERFQIPCDLTWGYCDLANKSRDLQGLAEDAEELRSLGYRHPVRLLQASEMASVIGSDRYVGGMIDMGSGHLHPLNLALGEAGAAQQLGVKLFEQSQVTRIDYGSQVKVHTAQGQVQAKTLVLACNAYLNDLNPHLSGKILPAGSYIIATEPLSEAQAARLLPQNMAVCDQRVTVDYFRLSADRRLLFGGACHYSGRDPKDIGAYMRPKMLQVFPELADVKIDYQWGGMIGIGANRLPQIGRLADQPNVYYAQAYAGHGLNATHLAGRLLAEAISGQQQGRFDLFAQVPHMTFPGGKYLRSPLLALGMLWHRLKELA, translated from the coding sequence ATGACCGCCAGCGCCCGGCACACCGCGTCCTACTACGCCGCCAGCAGCGTGCCGCACCCCGATTACCCGGCATTGACGGGCGAGGTGCACGCCGATGTCTGCGTGATTGGCGGGGGGTATTCCGGGCTCAATACCGCCCTGGAACTGGCCGAGCGCGGCTTCAGCGTGGTGCTGCTGGAAGCGCGCAAAATCGGCTGGGGCGCCAGCGGGCGTAACGGCGGCCAACTGATTCGCGGCGTCGGCCATGGCCTTGACCAATTCACCAATGTGATCGGCACCGACGGCGTGCGCCAGATGAAACTGATGGGCCTGGAAGCGGTGGAGATCGTGCGCGAGCGTGTCGAACGCTTCCAGATCCCCTGCGACCTGACTTGGGGCTACTGCGACTTGGCCAACAAATCCCGCGACCTGCAGGGCCTCGCCGAAGACGCCGAAGAGCTGCGCAGCCTGGGTTATCGCCATCCAGTGCGCCTGCTGCAAGCCAGCGAAATGGCCAGCGTGATTGGCTCCGACCGCTATGTGGGCGGAATGATCGACATGGGCTCCGGACATTTGCATCCGCTGAACCTCGCCCTGGGTGAAGCCGGCGCGGCGCAGCAACTGGGCGTGAAGTTATTCGAGCAGTCGCAAGTGACGCGCATCGACTACGGCTCGCAGGTCAAGGTGCACACCGCCCAGGGCCAGGTACAGGCCAAGACCCTGGTGCTGGCCTGTAACGCTTACCTCAATGACCTCAACCCACACTTGAGCGGCAAAATATTGCCCGCAGGCAGCTACATCATCGCCACCGAGCCCTTGAGTGAAGCGCAAGCCGCCCGCCTGTTGCCGCAGAACATGGCGGTGTGTGACCAGCGGGTAACGGTGGATTATTTCCGCCTGTCCGCCGACCGCCGCCTGTTGTTCGGCGGCGCCTGCCACTATTCCGGGCGCGACCCGAAAGACATCGGCGCCTACATGCGGCCAAAGATGCTGCAGGTATTCCCGGAATTGGCCGATGTGAAAATCGACTACCAATGGGGCGGCATGATCGGCATCGGCGCCAACCGGTTGCCGCAGATCGGACGCCTGGCGGATCAACCCAATGTGTATTACGCCCAGGCCTATGCCGGCCATGGCCTCAACGCCACACACCTGGCGGGCAGGTTGCTGGCCGAAGCCATCAGCGGCCAGCAGCAAGGGCGCTTCGACCTGTTCGCCCAGGTGCCGCACATGACTTTCCCTGGCGGCAAATACCTGCGCTCGCCGCTGCTGGCCCTGGGGATGCTCTGGCACCGCCTCAAAGAACTGGCCTGA
- a CDS encoding DUF1127 domain-containing protein, with translation MNGMSDVRLALHGQELEAAQERRLSMPADNRWSLFWRRRHTRKALLTLTREQLRDVGLTAEQARHEGLKPFWRD, from the coding sequence ATGAACGGCATGAGCGATGTACGGCTGGCATTACATGGCCAGGAACTGGAAGCAGCGCAGGAGCGGAGGTTGTCTATGCCTGCCGACAATCGCTGGAGCCTGTTCTGGCGCCGCCGTCATACCCGCAAGGCGTTGCTGACGCTGACCCGCGAGCAGTTGCGCGACGTGGGCCTGACGGCAGAACAGGCGCGCCATGAAGGCTTGAAACCGTTCTGGCGCGATTGA
- a CDS encoding PLP-dependent aminotransferase family protein has protein sequence MTLYVNLAELLGTRIEQGFYRPGDRLPSVRALSVEHGVSLSTVQQAYRLLEDNGLAMPKPKSGYFVPVGRELPALPEVGRPAQRPVEISQWDQVLELIRAVPRKDVIQLGRGMPDVLSPTIKPLLRSLARVSRRQDLPGLYYDNILGCMELREQIARLSLDSGCQLTAEDIVITTGCHEALSTSIRAICAPGDIVAVDSPSFHGAMQTLKGLGMKALEIPTDPITGISLEALELALEQWPIKIIQLTPNCNNPLGYIMPEARKRALLTLAQRFDVAIIEDDVYGELAYSYPRPRTIKSFDEDGRVLLCSSFSKTLAPGLRIGWVAPGRYLERVLHMKYISTGSTATQPQIAIAEFLKGGHFEPHLRRMRTQYQRNRDLMLDWVSRYFPAGTRASRPQGSFMLWIELPEGFDTLKLNRMLMEQGVQVAVGSIFSASGKYRNCLRMNYAAKPTPQIEEAVRKVGAAARILLAESAD, from the coding sequence GTGACCCTGTACGTCAACCTCGCTGAATTGCTGGGTACCCGCATCGAACAAGGCTTCTATCGCCCCGGCGACCGTCTGCCCTCCGTGCGGGCCTTGAGCGTGGAGCATGGGGTCAGCCTGAGCACCGTGCAGCAAGCCTATCGATTGCTGGAGGACAATGGCCTGGCGATGCCCAAGCCCAAGTCCGGCTATTTTGTACCGGTGGGCCGTGAACTGCCGGCGCTGCCCGAGGTGGGTCGCCCTGCCCAGCGGCCGGTGGAAATTTCCCAGTGGGACCAGGTGCTGGAGTTGATCCGTGCCGTGCCGCGTAAGGACGTCATACAGTTGGGCCGTGGCATGCCGGATGTATTGTCGCCGACTATCAAGCCATTGCTTCGCAGCCTGGCCCGCGTCAGTCGTCGCCAGGATCTGCCGGGGCTGTATTACGACAATATCCTTGGCTGTATGGAATTGCGCGAGCAGATTGCGCGACTGTCATTGGATTCCGGTTGCCAACTGACTGCCGAAGACATCGTCATCACTACAGGCTGCCACGAGGCCCTTTCCACCAGCATCCGCGCCATTTGTGCGCCCGGCGATATCGTTGCGGTGGATTCACCGAGTTTTCACGGCGCCATGCAGACCCTCAAGGGCCTGGGCATGAAAGCCTTGGAAATCCCCACCGACCCGATCACCGGCATCAGCCTTGAAGCCCTGGAACTGGCGCTGGAACAGTGGCCGATCAAAATCATCCAGCTCACCCCCAACTGCAACAACCCCTTGGGCTACATCATGCCGGAGGCGCGCAAGCGCGCACTGCTGACCCTGGCCCAGCGCTTTGACGTGGCGATTATCGAAGACGATGTGTATGGCGAACTGGCCTACAGCTACCCGCGCCCGCGCACGATCAAATCCTTCGACGAGGACGGCCGGGTGCTGCTGTGCAGCTCGTTTTCCAAAACCCTGGCGCCTGGGCTGCGCATTGGCTGGGTCGCGCCGGGGCGTTACCTGGAACGGGTGCTGCACATGAAATACATCAGCACGGGCTCTACCGCCACGCAGCCGCAGATTGCGATCGCCGAATTTCTCAAAGGCGGGCATTTCGAGCCCCATTTGCGCAGGATGCGTACGCAATACCAGCGCAATCGCGACCTGATGCTCGACTGGGTCAGCCGCTACTTCCCCGCCGGCACGCGCGCCAGCCGGCCCCAGGGCAGTTTCATGCTGTGGATAGAATTGCCGGAGGGCTTCGATACCCTGAAACTCAACCGCATGCTGATGGAACAGGGCGTACAGGTGGCGGTAGGCAGCATTTTTTCTGCATCCGGCAAGTACCGTAATTGCCTGCGCATGAACTACGCTGCCAAACCGACCCCACAGATTGAAGAGGCCGTGCGCAAGGTCGGTGCCGCTGCGCGCATCCTGCTGGCCGAATCGGCGGACTGA
- a CDS encoding phospholipase D family protein, whose translation MTQRLLSLFLLGALALGGCATAPTPRVPSDALPAAQSSFGRSIQAQAAPYQGRSGFRLLPNSSEAFMARAELIRNAQTSLDLQYYIVHDGISTRMLVDELLKAADRDVRVRILLDDTTSDGLDQIIATLAAHPKIEIRLFNPLHLGRSTGVTRAMGRLFNLSLQHRRMHNKLWLADNSVAIVGGRNLGDEYFDAEPNLNFTDIDMLSVGPVAEQLGHSFDQYWNSALSKPIDEFVATMPSKVDLAVARGRLEASLAQSRQQNHALYNRLRTYQTQPRMDIWRRELIWAWNQALWDAPSKVLAKADPDPQLLLTTQLAPQLAGVSRELIMISAYFVPGPPGLVYLTGRADAGVSVSLLTNSLEATDVPAVHGGYAPYRKALLEHGVKLYELRRQPGDPSASSGPHLFRRGSLRGSDSSLHSKAMIFDREKSFIGSFNFDPRSVLWNTEVGVLVDSPELAEHVRNLALQGMAPALSYEAKLQDGQIVWVTEDNGQLHTLTREQGSWWRRFNAWFATSVGLERML comes from the coding sequence ATGACTCAACGGCTTTTATCGCTTTTCCTGTTGGGAGCGCTGGCACTGGGTGGCTGCGCGACGGCCCCCACACCGCGTGTGCCCAGTGATGCCCTGCCCGCGGCACAGTCTTCCTTCGGCCGCTCGATCCAGGCCCAGGCGGCGCCGTATCAGGGCCGTTCGGGCTTTCGTTTGCTGCCCAACAGCAGCGAAGCCTTCATGGCCCGCGCCGAGTTGATCCGCAACGCCCAGACCAGCCTCGACCTGCAGTACTACATCGTGCATGACGGCATCAGCACGCGCATGCTGGTGGATGAACTGCTCAAGGCCGCCGACCGCGACGTGCGTGTGCGCATCCTGCTGGATGACACCACCAGCGACGGGCTCGACCAGATCATCGCGACCCTTGCCGCCCATCCCAAGATCGAAATTCGCCTGTTCAACCCGCTGCATCTGGGCCGCAGCACGGGCGTGACACGCGCCATGGGGCGCCTGTTCAACCTGTCGCTGCAACACCGGCGCATGCATAACAAACTCTGGCTGGCAGACAACAGCGTCGCGATCGTGGGTGGGCGCAACCTGGGGGATGAGTATTTCGACGCCGAACCCAATCTGAATTTCACCGATATCGACATGCTCAGCGTCGGGCCGGTGGCTGAGCAACTGGGCCACAGTTTCGATCAGTACTGGAACAGCGCGCTGAGCAAACCTATCGATGAGTTTGTCGCAACCATGCCCTCCAAGGTCGACCTGGCTGTCGCACGTGGACGCCTGGAAGCGTCACTGGCCCAATCGCGCCAGCAGAACCACGCCCTGTATAACCGCCTGCGTACCTACCAGACCCAGCCGCGCATGGATATCTGGCGTCGCGAGTTGATCTGGGCTTGGAACCAGGCGCTGTGGGATGCGCCGAGCAAGGTGCTGGCGAAGGCCGACCCGGACCCGCAATTGCTGCTCACCACGCAACTGGCGCCGCAGTTGGCAGGCGTCAGCCGTGAGCTGATCATGATTTCGGCGTACTTCGTTCCGGGCCCGCCCGGGCTGGTGTATCTGACCGGCCGCGCCGACGCGGGCGTGTCGGTGAGCCTACTGACCAATTCCCTCGAAGCCACTGATGTACCAGCCGTGCACGGCGGCTACGCACCCTATCGCAAGGCGCTGCTGGAGCATGGGGTGAAACTCTATGAGCTGCGTCGACAACCGGGCGACCCCAGCGCAAGCAGCGGTCCGCACCTGTTTCGACGAGGCAGCTTGCGCGGTTCCGACTCAAGCCTGCACAGCAAGGCGATGATTTTCGATCGGGAGAAGTCGTTTATCGGCTCGTTCAATTTCGATCCACGCTCAGTGCTATGGAACACCGAAGTCGGCGTGCTGGTGGACAGTCCGGAACTGGCGGAGCATGTGCGTAACCTGGCGCTGCAAGGTATGGCGCCGGCGTTGAGCTACGAGGCGAAGCTGCAGGACGGGCAGATTGTGTGGGTGACCGAAGATAACGGCCAATTGCACACCCTGACCCGGGAGCAGGGTAGTTGGTGGCGCCGGTTCAATGCCTGGTTCGCCACCAGCGTCGGCCTGGAGCGCATGCTCTAG
- a CDS encoding aldehyde dehydrogenase, whose product MTTLTRADWEQRAKDLKIEGRAYINGEYTAAASGDTFECISPVDGRLLANVASCDAADAQRAVENARATFNSGVWSRLAPAKRKSVMIRFAALLKANAEELALLETLDMGKPISDSLNIDVPGAAQALSWSGEAIDKIYDEVAATPHDQLGLVTREPVGVVGAIVPWNFPLMMACWKLGPALSTGNSVILKPSEKSPLTAIRIAALAVEAGIPKGVFNVLPGYGHTVGNALAVHMDVDTLVFTGSTKIAKQLLIRSGESNMKRVWLEAGGKSPNIVFADAPNLQTAAESAASAIAFNQGEVCTAGSRLLVERSIKDAFLPLVIEALKGWKPGNPLDPATNVGALVDTQQMNNVLSYIESGHADGAKLVAGGKRTLEETGGTYVEPTIFDGVTNAMKIAQEEIFGPVLSVITFDSAEEAIAIANDTQYGLAAAVWTADISKAHLTAKALRAGSVWVNQYDGGDMTAPFGGFKQSGNGRDKSLHAFDKYTELKATWIKL is encoded by the coding sequence ATGACCACCCTGACCCGTGCCGACTGGGAACAACGCGCCAAGGACCTGAAGATCGAAGGCCGCGCGTACATCAATGGCGAATACACCGCCGCCGCTTCCGGTGACACCTTCGAGTGCATCAGCCCGGTCGATGGCCGTCTGCTCGCCAACGTAGCCAGCTGTGACGCCGCCGACGCCCAGCGCGCAGTGGAAAATGCCCGTGCCACCTTCAATTCCGGTGTCTGGTCGCGCCTGGCGCCGGCCAAGCGCAAGTCCGTCATGATCCGTTTCGCCGCGCTGCTCAAGGCCAATGCCGAAGAGCTGGCCTTGCTTGAAACCCTGGACATGGGCAAGCCGATCAGCGACTCCCTGAACATCGATGTACCCGGCGCGGCGCAGGCGCTGAGCTGGAGCGGCGAGGCCATCGACAAGATCTACGATGAAGTGGCGGCCACCCCCCATGACCAACTGGGTCTGGTGACCCGTGAGCCTGTGGGCGTGGTCGGTGCGATCGTGCCGTGGAACTTCCCGCTGATGATGGCCTGCTGGAAACTCGGCCCGGCGCTGTCGACCGGTAACTCGGTCATCCTCAAGCCGTCCGAAAAGTCTCCGCTGACCGCCATCCGCATCGCTGCCCTGGCCGTTGAAGCCGGCATTCCAAAAGGCGTGTTCAACGTGCTGCCAGGCTACGGCCATACCGTGGGTAACGCGCTGGCGGTGCATATGGACGTGGATACCCTGGTGTTTACCGGTTCCACCAAAATCGCCAAGCAGCTGTTGATCCGTTCCGGCGAATCGAACATGAAGCGCGTGTGGCTGGAAGCCGGCGGCAAGAGCCCGAACATTGTGTTTGCCGATGCGCCGAACCTGCAAACCGCCGCCGAGTCCGCCGCCAGTGCCATCGCCTTCAACCAGGGCGAAGTCTGCACCGCCGGGTCGCGCCTGCTGGTGGAACGTTCGATCAAGGACGCTTTCCTGCCGCTGGTGATCGAGGCGCTCAAGGGCTGGAAGCCAGGTAACCCACTGGACCCTGCCACCAATGTGGGCGCGCTCGTGGATACCCAGCAGATGAACAACGTGCTGTCGTACATCGAATCGGGTCATGCCGATGGCGCCAAGCTGGTCGCCGGTGGTAAGCGCACCCTGGAAGAGACCGGTGGCACTTACGTCGAGCCGACCATTTTCGACGGCGTGACCAACGCCATGAAGATTGCCCAGGAAGAGATCTTCGGCCCGGTCCTGTCGGTGATCACGTTCGACAGCGCCGAAGAAGCCATCGCTATCGCCAACGACACCCAATATGGCCTGGCCGCAGCGGTGTGGACGGCGGATATCTCCAAGGCACACCTGACTGCCAAGGCCCTGCGTGCGGGCAGTGTGTGGGTCAACCAGTACGATGGCGGCGACATGACGGCACCGTTCGGTGGCTTCAAGCAGTCGGGTAACGGTCGCGATAAATCGCTGCATGCGTTCGACAAATACACCGAGCTGAAGGCGACCTGGATCAAGCTCTAA
- a CDS encoding cupin domain-containing protein, with product MSIQDIVDFSQANTAPERYRPAPEKILKGDPEQTIYNHYNSPCGQMNAGVWEGDVGQWTVNYTEHEYCEIVQGVSVLRDAEGNAKTLRAGDRFVIPAGFSGTWEVLQACRKIYVVFEQKD from the coding sequence ATGAGCATCCAGGACATCGTTGATTTCAGCCAAGCCAACACCGCCCCCGAACGCTATCGCCCTGCCCCCGAAAAAATCCTCAAGGGCGATCCCGAACAGACGATCTACAACCACTACAACAGCCCATGTGGACAAATGAACGCGGGTGTCTGGGAAGGCGATGTCGGGCAGTGGACAGTCAATTACACCGAACATGAATACTGCGAGATCGTGCAGGGGGTGTCTGTGCTGCGCGATGCCGAGGGGAACGCCAAAACCTTGCGCGCCGGCGACCGCTTCGTGATCCCTGCCGGCTTCAGCGGCACCTGGGAAGTGCTGCAAGCGTGCCGCAAGATCTATGTGGTGTTCGAACAGAAAGACTGA
- the rpmG gene encoding 50S ribosomal protein L33, which yields MRELIRMISSAGTGHFYTTDKNKRTTPDKLEKKMFDPRVRKHVIYKEGKIK from the coding sequence ATGCGTGAATTGATTCGAATGATCTCTAGCGCCGGTACTGGTCACTTCTACACTACCGACAAGAACAAGCGTACTACCCCGGACAAGCTCGAAAAGAAAATGTTCGACCCGCGCGTTCGCAAGCACGTGATCTACAAAGAAGGCAAAATCAAGTAA
- the rpmB gene encoding 50S ribosomal protein L28, with protein MSRVCQVTGKGPVTGNNISHANNKTRRRFLPNLQHHRFWVEEEKRFVRLRVSAKGMRIIDKRGITVVLAEIRAAGKI; from the coding sequence ATGTCGAGAGTCTGTCAAGTTACCGGTAAGGGTCCGGTGACTGGGAATAACATTTCCCACGCAAATAACAAAACCCGTCGTCGTTTCCTGCCGAACCTGCAGCATCACCGCTTCTGGGTTGAAGAAGAGAAACGTTTTGTTCGCCTGCGTGTATCTGCCAAAGGCATGCGTATCATCGACAAGCGTGGCATCACTGTCGTGCTGGCCGAAATCCGCGCCGCCGGCAAGATCTAA